A region of the Thioploca ingrica genome:
CTCCCAATAATAAAAAATCCCCTCGGGGGGATAAAGTGGTTAGCATGAAATGATTTGTTCTTAACTGGTGTTAATGCAACCAGATTAATCCATAAACAGTGAACTGACAGATTCTTCCTCACTAACCCGCCGCATGGTTTCTGCCAACATTTCGGCAATACTGAGCTGACGAATTCGTGGACAGTGAATCGCTTCTGCTGCTAAAGGAATCGTATCGGTAACCACTAATTCGTCTAATTCTGAGGCAGCAATATTTTTTACCGCCCGACCGGATAATACCGGGTGGGTACAATAAGCCACGACTTTGGCAGCACCATGTTCTTTCAGGGCACCAGCGGCTTCACATAAGGTACCGGCCGTATCAACCATGTCATCAATGATAACACAAGTCCGGTTTTCAACCTCACCAATAATATTCATGACCTTAGCTTCATTCGGGCGAGGACGACGCTTATCGATGATCGCTAACTCAGCATCATCAAGCTGTCGTGCTAAAGCTCTCGCTCTGACGACACCACCGACGTCCGGTGAAACGACCACTAAGTTGGGATATTCTAGTCGCCAGATCTCGCCTAATAAAATCGGTGAGGCATAGATATTATCAACCGGTAAATCAAAATAACCTTGAATCTGATCAGCATGTAAATCGATAGTTAATACTCGGTCCGTGCCCACCGTGGTAATCATATTAGCGACGACTTTAGCGGTAATCGGTACCCGTGCAGAACGGGGGCGACGATCTTGACGCGAATAGCCAAAATAAGGAATAACGGTAGTGACACGACCCGCTGAAGCTCGCCGGACGGCGTCAACTAATACCAGTAATTCCATTAAATTGTCATTCGTTGGCCGACAAGTCGGTTGGATAATAAACACATCTTTACCGCGTACATTTTCACGGATTTCGACCATAATTTCGTCGTCGCTAAAACGACTCACCACGGCTTTACCTAAAGGTAAATTCAGATGACCCACTACGGCTTGGGCTAAAGTGGGGTTAGCATTACCCGTAAATACCATCATTCGGCTCGACACATCCGAATCTCCCACGGGGTTAATAAATAAGTTGATGAAAACGAATAATGAGGAAAAATGGCTGGGGTGCTAGGATTCGAACCTAGGAATGCTGGGATCAAAACCCAGTGCCTTACCGCTTGGCTACACCCCAATTTATTGGTGGGGTTATTATACCCTGTTTTTATGGCTCTGCGAAGCACTTTAGGGCTGGAGAGACATTTCGTCCTTGAGCAACAAAACCATACCCTATTTCTGGCAAATTTGCAAGCACGGCTTGTGCTTCTGCGGGTTGTTCAAACCGAGCAAATAAGCATGATCCGGTTCCGGTTAATCGGCTAGGACGGTATTGATCCAGCCATTTCATCGCTTGATCAACCGCTGGATAGCGGCTACGAACGATGGGTTCACAAACATTGGTCGTTTGCCCAGCCAAAAACGTGCTTATTTTGATGGGTAATGTGTCACGTGTCAATGCTGGATCAGTAAAAATTTCTCGGGTTGAAACCGAACAGCCAGGATAAATCACCAAATACCAAGGTTCATCTAACTCTAACGCCGTTAATTTTTCACCAATGCCTTCCGCCCAAGCCGTATGCCCATACAGGAAAATAGGCACATCAGCACCCAAACTTAACCCGATTTGGGTTAAAATTTCTTTAGAAAGATGTAATTGCCATAACTGATTTAATGCCAACAGGGTGGTAGCCGCATTAGAACTTCCCCCGCCCAAGCCTCCCCCCACGGGAATTTTTTTGTCAACATAAATATCAGCACCCAGTGAGGTACCGCTATATTGTTGAAGTAACTGAGCGGCACGGAAGATTAAATCTTGTTCAATGGGCCAAGGTTGAGCAAAAACAGGATACCGTAATTGTCCATCCCGACGGACATCAAAATAGAGAACATCATGATAATCTAAAAATTGAAAGACGGTTTGTAAACAATGGTAACCATCTTCGCGTCGTGAAGTAATATGTAAAAATAGATTTAATTTGGCCGGTGCTAAGCAGGAAAACATTCTTTAGTGGTAGATTCAACCTTAATCAGTAAGAGAGATCTTGGGTTCAGCGGAGAAGAAATCGGGTGAATTGAGTTCCCACTGAGTAATCACAATTTTGACCTGAAACCGATCATTTTCTAAAAATAGCTTTTGGGGTAAATAAAATTGCTGGACCTTGACATAGTTTTTATATTCAATTTGCCAATTATCTTGTTGTAAGGAAGTCAGTTGTCCAGCGGCATTCAGTTGATAATTGCTGGGTGAGGGTTGCGGTGAGGGCACTCCTCTAATCCAAAAATTTAAATGTGTTACTGG
Encoded here:
- a CDS encoding ribose-phosphate pyrophosphokinase, with product MVFTGNANPTLAQAVVGHLNLPLGKAVVSRFSDDEIMVEIRENVRGKDVFIIQPTCRPTNDNLMELLVLVDAVRRASAGRVTTVIPYFGYSRQDRRPRSARVPITAKVVANMITTVGTDRVLTIDLHADQIQGYFDLPVDNIYASPILLGEIWRLEYPNLVVVSPDVGGVVRARALARQLDDAELAIIDKRRPRPNEAKVMNIIGEVENRTCVIIDDMVDTAGTLCEAAGALKEHGAAKVVAYCTHPVLSGRAVKNIAASELDELVVTDTIPLAAEAIHCPRIRQLSIAEMLAETMRRVSEEESVSSLFMD
- a CDS encoding 4-diphosphocytidyl-2C-methyl-D-erythritol kinase; this translates as MFSCLAPAKLNLFLHITSRREDGYHCLQTVFQFLDYHDVLYFDVRRDGQLRYPVFAQPWPIEQDLIFRAAQLLQQYSGTSLGADIYVDKKIPVGGGLGGGSSNAATTLLALNQLWQLHLSKEILTQIGLSLGADVPIFLYGHTAWAEGIGEKLTALELDEPWYLVIYPGCSVSTREIFTDPALTRDTLPIKISTFLAGQTTNVCEPIVRSRYPAVDQAMKWLDQYRPSRLTGTGSCLFARFEQPAEAQAVLANLPEIGYGFVAQGRNVSPALKCFAEP